CACAACGTCTTCAGAGAAACATTCTCATTACCGAAGGAAAACCAGACGGAGGCAAATGGACCTATGATATAGAAAACCGAAAGAAATACCCTAAACATAAAAAACCTCCTAAAATTATTTTCCCTGAAAGTAATACTTATTATCAAGAAGCCATAGACTATATAGAAAGTCATTTTTCGAGTAACCTAGGAGAGTTAACTGAAAAGCAGCTTTATCCTAATACTTTCTCAGAAGCCGAAAATTGGTTGTTAAACTTTTTGAAAACAAGGTTTAATGAATTTGGGGATTATGAAGATGCGATAGTAAAAGACAAGCATTTTCTTAACCACAGTATACTATCTCCTCTTATAAATACCGGTTTGCTAACGCCAAAACATGTAGTTAATACTACTATTACCTATGCTAAGAATAACAATATTCCTATCAATTCATTGGAAGGGTTTATAAGACAAATCCTTGGTTGGCGTGAATTTATTAGAGGTGTTTATGAAGTGAAAGGGTCTGAAGAACGAACTAAAAACTTCTGGAATCATTCTCGTAAAATTCCAAAAGAGTTTTATAATGGAACTACAGGAATAATACCGATAGACAACACCATCAAAAAAATTATAAAGACTGGATACGCTCATCATATAGAACGACTAATGATTCTTGGAAATTTTATGTTGCTATGTGAATTTAATCCTGATGAAGTTTACCAGTGGTTTATGGAGTTCTTTATTGACAGTTATGATTGGGTTATGGTTCCAAATGTATATGGAATGGGTTTATTTTCAGATGGTGGTTTAATGTCTACCAAGCCTTATATAAGTAGTAGCAATTATATAAAGAAGATGAGTGATTATCCATCTGGAGACTGGCAAAAAATTTGGGATGGTCTTTTTTGGAGGTTTCTGGATAAAAACAGCTCATTCTTTTCTAAAAATCCACGACTTCGAATGCTACTTAACAATTTAGAGAAAATGGATGTAGACAAACGTATTGAACATTTTGAAAATGCTCTTACTTTTTTAAATAACCTAGGAAATTCAACAAAAAGTGAACAACTGAATTTATTATAATAATCTCAATTCATGAAGTGGTAATTTTGTTCTCTAATCAATCCTGTTTTATTTAATCAAAGTATAGTTTAAATTATCTCTCTTTGGTATACTACTTACAAACTTTTTTTGATTTGTTTCAATACTTGTTTTAAACTCATTTTGTATAAAACACAAAAAGTAATTTTAAAAATGCATTTTTTTATCATAAAATACTATAAATGCTTATTACATTTGAGTATGAGCATATTAATTTTTACTCCTCGTAACATTTCCCTAGTATATTCCCCTTGTTATTAGTTAATATGTTCAGAACTATTCGGTATCAATGGTTTAAAAAGTAAACTTCTTATATTTAAGTAGTTTACTTTTTCTGTTAATTGAGACTACTACATTCTATACATCTTAGTCTAACCACATTCATCGAGTACAAATAAAAAAGCGCTATTATAAAA
The sequence above is a segment of the Tenacibaculum sp. 190130A14a genome. Coding sequences within it:
- a CDS encoding cryptochrome/photolyase family protein; amino-acid sequence: MKEATILFPHQLFKDIELLNKENTIYLIEEYLFFKQYNFHKQKLAFHRASMKFYENFLLQMGFDVIYIETHQALCNIKTLIPQLIHEGIEKIHLYDPTDNWLEQQIRSFEAHVEIKIYDNPSFLNTKNQLSSFFKTSKKKFYQTSFYKAQRLQRNILITEGKPDGGKWTYDIENRKKYPKHKKPPKIIFPESNTYYQEAIDYIESHFSSNLGELTEKQLYPNTFSEAENWLLNFLKTRFNEFGDYEDAIVKDKHFLNHSILSPLINTGLLTPKHVVNTTITYAKNNNIPINSLEGFIRQILGWREFIRGVYEVKGSEERTKNFWNHSRKIPKEFYNGTTGIIPIDNTIKKIIKTGYAHHIERLMILGNFMLLCEFNPDEVYQWFMEFFIDSYDWVMVPNVYGMGLFSDGGLMSTKPYISSSNYIKKMSDYPSGDWQKIWDGLFWRFLDKNSSFFSKNPRLRMLLNNLEKMDVDKRIEHFENALTFLNNLGNSTKSEQLNLL